The Anaeromyxobacter sp. nucleotide sequence GTGACCCCGCTGGACCTCGACGCGACCTTCGACTCGGCGCTGGCGGGGCTCGGCGCGCTGGCCGTGGACGGGTACCCGCAGGGGCCGGGGCCGTGACCTCGCGGGCGGCGTGGCTCGCCGCCGCCGTGGGGCTCACGCTCACGGCCTGCCCGGCGCCGCGCCGGGTGGTGCGCCCGGCGGCCCCACCCACCGCGGGGGGCGCCGGCGCCCGCCCGCCCGCCGCCGGCTCGCCCTGGCCGGCCGGGGTGATCGGCGCCGCGCCGCCGGGCACGGGCGCCACGGCGGCCAGGCCTGCCCGCCCCCTCCCGGTGCCGCTGGCGGCGTCCGAGTACCACGAGGAGCCGGAGGTGGTGGGCGTCACCCACCTGGTGCGGCGCGGCGAGACCGTCTACCGCATCGCCCGCGCCTACGGCCTCGACGCGGCCGACCTGCTCGAGGTGAACGGCATCGTCGATCCGCGCCAGGTGTCGGTGGGGACCGAGCTGTTCGTGCCCGGGGCGAGCCGGGTGGTGGACGTGGAGGAGACGACGGGGAAGGTGGCGGGCTCGAACTCGACTCCGACCTCGACCTCGACCCCGACGCCGACCTCGACCTCGACCTCGACCCAGGCCTCGCGCCTGGCCTGGCCGCTCAAGGGGGTCCTCTACGGCCGCTACGGCGTGCGGGCCGGGCGGCGCCACGACGGCATCGATCTCGCCGCGCCGGAGGGGACGCCCATCGGCGCGGCCGCCGCCGGCACCGTCATCTACGCCGGGGAGCAGGCCGGCTACGGCTCCATCGTCATCCTGCGGCACCCGGGCGGCCTGGTGACGCTCTACGCCCACTGCAGCGAGGTGCTGGTGGAGGAGGGGCGGGAGGTCCGGCGCGGCGAGCCGGTGGCCCGCGTCGGCCAGACCGGGCGGACCAGCGGCCCGCACCTGCACTTCGAGGTGCGCGACGGCACCCGGCCGCGCAACCCCTTGCTGTTCCTCCCATGATACAGGACACCCCCATGCTCGACGCCGTCCGCGCCGTCATCCGCGACGTCCCCGACTTCCCCAAGCCGGGCATCGTCTTCAAGGACATCACCCCGGTCCTCTCCAGCGGCCCGCTCTTCCGGCAGGTCATCGACGCCCTGGTGGCCCGCTGGAAGGACGAGCGCATCGACAAGGTGGTGGGCATCGAGTCGCGCGGCTTCTGCTTCGCCGCGCCGCTGGCCTACGCGCTGGGCGCCGGGCTCACCATCGTGCGCAAGCCGGGCAAGCTGCCGTGGCGCACCATCCGCGAGGCCTACGCCCTGGAGTACGGCGAGGCCATCCTCGAGCTGCACGAGGACGCCTTCCACCCGGGCGAGCGGGTGCTGGTGGTGGACGACGTCCTGGCCACCGGCGGCACCGCCGAGGCGGTCGGCCGGCTGGTGGATCGGCAGGGGGCCCGCCTGGTCTCCTACTCGTTCCTGGTGGAGCTGGGCTTCCTGGGCGGCGCCCAGAAGCTCGGCGACGGCCTGGTGCACGCGCTCCTGAAGTACTGAGCCGCGCCCGCGGTCCGGACCGGGGCGGCCTGGGGCCCCCCGGCGCCGCAGGGGCCCGGGCCGCCGCCCCGGCCCGTCTCACATGACCAGGCCGCCGTCCACGTCGACGCAGCGCCCGTCGAAGTAGTCGCACTCCAGCACGAACTTCACGGCCCGCCAGATGTCCTCCGGCAGGCCGATGCGCCCCACCGGGATGGCGGCCACCAGGCCGTCGCGCGCCTTCTGGTTCATGCCCTGGGTCATGGGGGTCTCCACCATGCCCGGGGCCACCGCGCCCACCCGCACGCCGAACTGGGCGAACTCGCGGGCCCAGGTCACGGTGTTGGCGGCCAGCGCCGCCTTGGCGGCCACGTAGTTCGACTGGCCGCGGTTGCCGTGGCGGGACACCGAGGAGATGTTGACGATCACGCCCGGCCGGGTCCCGGCGCGGGCCATGGTGGCCACCACCTCGCGGGCCATCAGGGTGGCCCCGGTCAGGTTGACGCCGATGACGGCGTCCCAGTCCTTCCTGGGGAGGGTGGTGATCTCGCCGGTCTGCCGGTCGCGCTTCACCAGCAGGCCGTCGCGGATGATGCCGGCGTTGTTGACCAGGGCGTTCAGGCCGCCCAGCCGCCCGGCCGCCCAGGCCACGAAGTCGGCCACCCCGGCCTCGTCGGTCACGTCGAGGCGCCGCCGCTCCACCCCGGCCGGCAGCGCCGCCAGGCCCTCCTCGTTGACGTCGCCGGCGGCCACCCGGGCCCCGGCCTCGTGCAGGCGCCTGACGAAGTGGGCGCCCATGCCCTGCGCGCCGCCGGTCACGATCACCTTCAGGTCCCCGAGCTCCATGCCGTGCTCCCTCTTGGGCCGCGCCTTTGACTTCTCCGGCGGGCCGATCTACCCCTTAGCTGAAACATGAATCGGAATTCAACTCTCGCCGCTCCGCCCCCCCGCCCGCCCACCCGGCGCGGCCAGGCCACCCGCCTGCGGCTGGTGGAGGCGGCCGAGGTGGTCTTCGGCGAGAAGGGGTTCGAGCGGGCCTCCATCGCCGACATCACCCGCCAGGCCGGCGTGGCGCTCGGCACCTTCTACGTCTACTTCGCCGACAAGCAGGCGCTGCTGGTGGAGGTGGTGGACGGCCTGGGGGCGCGGCTCAAGGCCGAGCTGGCCGCCGCCATCGGCGGCCTGGACGACCGCCTCGAGGTGGAGCGGGAGGGGCTGCGGGCCTTCTTCGCCTTCACGGCGCGCCACCGCCAGCTCTACCGGGTGGTGCGCCAGTCGGAGTTCGTCGACGAGGCCTGCTTCCAGCGCTACTACCGCGGCTTCGCGGCGCCCTACACCCAGGCGCTGCGCGCCGCCCAGCGGAAGGGCCAGGTGCGCCCGCTCGACCCGGAGGCGCTGGCCTACGCGCTGATGGGCATGGCCGACTTCCTGGGCATGCGCTTCGTGCTGTGGGGGAAGGGCAAGGACATGGAGCAGGTGCTCGACACCGCGGCGGCGCTGGTGCGCCACGGCATGGCCGCGCCCGGCCACGGGGGCGACCCGGCCGCGGCCGGCCCGGCCCGCCGCCACGCCACCCCGGCCAGGGCCAGGGCCACGGCCCGGGCGCCCCGGCGCGCCGCCCCCGGGCGGGCGCCATGAGGCGGGCCCGCATCCTCTCCACCGGGCGCTACGTCCCGGAGCGCGTCGTCACCAACGCCGAGCTGGAGGTCCGGCTGGGCCAGCCGGTGGACCAGTGGCTGCGCGAGAACGTCGGCATCGAGCGGCGCCACGTCATGGCCGACGACCAGGTGACCAGCGACCTGTGCCTGGAGGCGGCCCGCGACGCCCTGGCCCGGGCCGGCCTGGGCCCCGAGGACCTCGACCTGATCGTGGTGGCCACCGACACCCCGGACCAGCCCAGCCCGGCCACCGCCACCGTGCTGCAGCACAAGCTGGGCGCCCGCCACGCCGGCACCTACGACCTCAACTGCGCCTGCGCCGGCTTCGTCACGGCGCTCGACGTGGCCGCCAAGACCATCATGGCGGACGAGGCCTACCGCCACGTGCTGGTGGTGGGCGCCTACGGCATGACCCGCTTCGTCGACTGGACCGACAAGAAGACCTGCACCCTCTTCGCCGACGGCGCCGGGGCGGTGGTGCTGGGGGCGGGCGACTCGCCCGGCTTCCTGGGCGCCAGGCTGGAGGCCCACGGCGAGTACCACGACGCGCTCGGCATCTACACCGGCGGCACCCTGCACCCGGCCACGCCGGAGCGGGTGGCCGCCGAGGGGCGCCCGGCGGTGCGCTTCGTCCGCAAGTTCCCGTCCACCTTCAACACCGAGCGCTGGCCGGCCCTGCTGCGCACCGTGCTGGCGCGGTGCGACCTCGAGGTGGACGACGTCTCGCTCTTCGTCTTCACGCAGCTCAACCTGCGCACCATCGAGGCCACCATGGCGGCCATGGGGCAGCCCATGTCGAAGACCCACTGGACCATGGACAAGTGGGGCTACACCGGCAGCGCCTGCATCCCCATGACCCTCGACGACGCCGTGCGCCTCGGCCGGGTCCGGGCGGGCGACCTGGTGGCGCTGTGCGCCAGCGGCGGCGGCCTGGCCATGGCCACGGCGCTCGTCCGCTGGACCGCCTGAGGAGGGGAGGGGACCGTGTACTTCGGCGACTGGGCGGCGCGCGGGGCGCTCTACTGGCCGGACCAGGTGGCGGTGGTGGACGTGGCGCGCGGCGCCGCCGGCCGCTTCACCTACGCGGCGCTCGACGAGCGCGCCAACCGCCTGGCGGCCTGGCTGCGCGACGTGGCCCGGGTGGCGCGCGGGGCGCGGGTCGGCCTGCTGGCCCTCAACGGCGTCGAGGTGATCGACGCGCTCTTCGCCTGCGCCAAGCTGGGCGCGGTGCTGGTCCCCTACAACTGGCGGCTGCACGCCGCCGAGCTGGCCGACCTGGTGGCGCGCACCGCCCCGGCGGCGCTGCTCTACTCGGGCGAGCTCGGGCCGCTGCTCGACGGCGGGGCGCGCCAGGCCGCCCCGGCCGCCCGGCTGGTCCACCTCGACGGCCCGGGCCTGCCGGGCTCGGTGGACTACCA carries:
- a CDS encoding peptidoglycan DD-metalloendopeptidase family protein, whose protein sequence is MTSRAAWLAAAVGLTLTACPAPRRVVRPAAPPTAGGAGARPPAAGSPWPAGVIGAAPPGTGATAARPARPLPVPLAASEYHEEPEVVGVTHLVRRGETVYRIARAYGLDAADLLEVNGIVDPRQVSVGTELFVPGASRVVDVEETTGKVAGSNSTPTSTSTPTPTSTSTSTQASRLAWPLKGVLYGRYGVRAGRRHDGIDLAAPEGTPIGAAAAGTVIYAGEQAGYGSIVILRHPGGLVTLYAHCSEVLVEEGREVRRGEPVARVGQTGRTSGPHLHFEVRDGTRPRNPLLFLP
- a CDS encoding adenine phosphoribosyltransferase, producing the protein MLDAVRAVIRDVPDFPKPGIVFKDITPVLSSGPLFRQVIDALVARWKDERIDKVVGIESRGFCFAAPLAYALGAGLTIVRKPGKLPWRTIREAYALEYGEAILELHEDAFHPGERVLVVDDVLATGGTAEAVGRLVDRQGARLVSYSFLVELGFLGGAQKLGDGLVHALLKY
- a CDS encoding SDR family oxidoreductase, whose amino-acid sequence is MELGDLKVIVTGGAQGMGAHFVRRLHEAGARVAAGDVNEEGLAALPAGVERRRLDVTDEAGVADFVAWAAGRLGGLNALVNNAGIIRDGLLVKRDRQTGEITTLPRKDWDAVIGVNLTGATLMAREVVATMARAGTRPGVIVNISSVSRHGNRGQSNYVAAKAALAANTVTWAREFAQFGVRVGAVAPGMVETPMTQGMNQKARDGLVAAIPVGRIGLPEDIWRAVKFVLECDYFDGRCVDVDGGLVM
- a CDS encoding TetR/AcrR family transcriptional regulator — translated: MNRNSTLAAPPPRPPTRRGQATRLRLVEAAEVVFGEKGFERASIADITRQAGVALGTFYVYFADKQALLVEVVDGLGARLKAELAAAIGGLDDRLEVEREGLRAFFAFTARHRQLYRVVRQSEFVDEACFQRYYRGFAAPYTQALRAAQRKGQVRPLDPEALAYALMGMADFLGMRFVLWGKGKDMEQVLDTAAALVRHGMAAPGHGGDPAAAGPARRHATPARARATARAPRRAAPGRAP
- a CDS encoding ketoacyl-ACP synthase III — its product is MRRARILSTGRYVPERVVTNAELEVRLGQPVDQWLRENVGIERRHVMADDQVTSDLCLEAARDALARAGLGPEDLDLIVVATDTPDQPSPATATVLQHKLGARHAGTYDLNCACAGFVTALDVAAKTIMADEAYRHVLVVGAYGMTRFVDWTDKKTCTLFADGAGAVVLGAGDSPGFLGARLEAHGEYHDALGIYTGGTLHPATPERVAAEGRPAVRFVRKFPSTFNTERWPALLRTVLARCDLEVDDVSLFVFTQLNLRTIEATMAAMGQPMSKTHWTMDKWGYTGSACIPMTLDDAVRLGRVRAGDLVALCASGGGLAMATALVRWTA